TAACTCCGGATGTAGCAAAGAAGTTGCCTGTTCAGGGACGCTACATCAAAGTTGAAAGTGTTGCATTTTTGTTTTGGTTTTTTATCGGGCTAGATCCTTGCCTAACTTTCTTATTTTTTAGGAGCAATCCAGCACTAGGAACATTAGTGATCTGTCTACCACCTACAGGCTTTGCATTTTTTCTCCTATCAAGCTTACTAACTGGCAACCGACTTAAACGCGCAGAGATTTTAAAGCCAATGGTAGCAAAGCTACTAGTAGCATTTGTGATCTGGGCAGGCGTAACGCTGTTTTGGACGGGTGCGAGTTCGCCCTTTTCAGCTTTTGGTTACTGGGCTAGCATTGCAATAAAACTTTTTGTTGTGTTGCTACTGCTATTTTTAGGAAACACAGAGCGAGTGGCAATTAAATCCTTGCAAGGTTTTGCTTGGGGTGGATTTGTTTTTGCCTTAGTGCCTCTGCTGTTAAATGCCAAAACTATTGACGGACGTTTAGGTGATGAGGTTTTTCTTCATCCGAATACGATTGGCAATCAAATGGCGATTATCACCCTATGCTGTGTTTACTTAGCATTACAATCTTGGGGACGGATGGCAGAGCGACGGCTCTACATATTAATTTCGGGAATCCTACTTTTTACCCTACTAAGAAGCCTAAGCAAAACATCTATTATCTGCCTCTTGTTAGCACTTTTGATTTATTTAATACGTAGCAAAATTAGTTTACAAAAAAAGATAAATTTAGTAGTACTAGCAGGTGGAGTGATAGCTATTTGTTCTGTAGCCCTAACTGAATATCTAGATCGGTATCTGAATGAACAACAAGGGGGGAAAGCTCTGACCACTGCCACAGGAAGAACGCGAATTTGGCAAATGACTTGGCAGATGATTCAAGAAAATCCAATTTGGGGCTATGGGTATCAATCTTACCGGGATCTTGCAGATCAGATAATTGCACTTCGCTTGGTTCATCCACACAACGAATGGTTAAATGTATGGTTTAACTTGGGGGGCGTGGGTTTAATCCTAGGTGTACTAACTTACATCACCTATTATTGGCATTTACGACAAGCAGCTAAAGCTGGTTTACCGCAAGAAGCTTTGGGACTCGCTCTGCTAACTTATTCCCTAGTACGTGGAGTGACGGAGGCAAATATCCCAGATTTAATCGCTTATCCCACACCACTGATGATGTTGATGATTGGGTGGCTAACCCAAAGAAAGCAATTTTCGCGCAACGGAGATAGGTATGGCTAAAGTGTGGCGCTACGGTACCTTGACAGTGGCAGTTATTTTGCTAATGATCCTGAGCTGCACGCAAGGGCTGCCGAAATTTGTTCAATCTGAGCAATTAATGAGCGTAAGCAAGCCTCCAACTTCAGGTATACCTGCCAGCCTGTTCAATTTGCATGTAATTAATCTGAAATA
This window of the Chroococcidiopsis sp. CCMEE 29 genome carries:
- a CDS encoding O-antigen ligase family protein produces the protein MRLQPTITPDVAKKLPVQGRYIKVESVAFLFWFFIGLDPCLTFLFFRSNPALGTLVICLPPTGFAFFLLSSLLTGNRLKRAEILKPMVAKLLVAFVIWAGVTLFWTGASSPFSAFGYWASIAIKLFVVLLLLFLGNTERVAIKSLQGFAWGGFVFALVPLLLNAKTIDGRLGDEVFLHPNTIGNQMAIITLCCVYLALQSWGRMAERRLYILISGILLFTLLRSLSKTSIICLLLALLIYLIRSKISLQKKINLVVLAGGVIAICSVALTEYLDRYLNEQQGGKALTTATGRTRIWQMTWQMIQENPIWGYGYQSYRDLADQIIALRLVHPHNEWLNVWFNLGGVGLILGVLTYITYYWHLRQAAKAGLPQEALGLALLTYSLVRGVTEANIPDLIAYPTPLMMLMIGWLTQRKQFSRNGDRYG